In one window of Acanthochromis polyacanthus isolate Apoly-LR-REF ecotype Palm Island chromosome 8, KAUST_Apoly_ChrSc, whole genome shotgun sequence DNA:
- the golt1bb gene encoding golgi transport 1Bb, whose translation MISLTDSQKIGMGLTGFGVFFLFFGMMLFFDKALLAIGNILFVSGLSFVIGLERTFRFFFQRHKVKATSFFLGGVLVVLIGWPIVGVVLEIYGFFLLFRGFFPVAVGFIRRVPVLGSLLSLPGISTLVDKIGESNTMV comes from the exons ATGATTTCACTTACGGATTCACAAA AAATTGGCATGGGGCTGACTGGGTTTGgcgtgtttttcctcttttttgggATGATGCTGTTTTTTGATAAAGCTCTCCTTGCCATTGGAAAT ATTCTGTTTGTCTCTGGTTTGTCCTTCGTCATCGGCCTGGAGCGcactttcagatttttcttccagagacacaaagtaaaaGCCACCAGCTTCTTCCTGGGAGGAGTCCTCGTGGTTCTGATCGGCTGGCCGATTGTTGGAGTTGTTCTGGAGATCTACGGGTTCTTTCTATTATTCAG GGGATTCTTCCCAGTGGCAGTCGGATTCATCCGACGAGTTCCTGTGCTCGGGTCTTTGCTCAGCTTACCGGGGATCAGTACA CTGGTGGATAAAATTGGCGAGAGCAACACTATGGTATAA